In a single window of the Anaerotruncus rubiinfantis genome:
- a CDS encoding RNA-binding S4 domain-containing protein has product MRLDKYLKVTRLIKRRTVANEACDAGRIVVNGKVARASYDVKEGDLIEINLGQRPLKVKVVKVSEYATKDTAAEGYTVVE; this is encoded by the coding sequence ATGAGGCTTGATAAATATCTCAAAGTAACCCGCCTGATCAAACGCCGCACAGTTGCGAACGAGGCGTGCGACGCGGGCCGGATCGTGGTGAACGGCAAGGTTGCCCGTGCGTCCTACGACGTGAAGGAGGGCGACCTCATCGAAATCAATCTCGGACAGCGACCGCTCAAGGTCAAGGTGGTCAAGGTGAGCGAATACGCCACCAAAGATACCGCTGCCGAAGGGTACACGGTTGTGGAATAG
- a CDS encoding YabP/YqfC family sporulation protein, whose protein sequence is MAEEKKIPTQHNIIMEGRKRLTISGVTDIDSFDEQTVVLFVETGELEIRGEGLHINRIDVDTGELNLESERIDALSYADNHPVRGGIFGKLFR, encoded by the coding sequence ATGGCGGAAGAGAAAAAAATTCCAACGCAGCACAATATCATTATGGAAGGCCGCAAGCGGCTTACCATTTCGGGCGTCACCGATATCGACAGCTTTGATGAACAGACGGTGGTCCTGTTTGTCGAGACCGGGGAACTGGAAATCCGCGGAGAAGGGCTGCACATCAACCGGATCGATGTGGACACCGGAGAACTCAACCTGGAAAGCGAACGGATCGACGCGCTCAGCTATGCGGACAATCATCCGGTACGGGGTGGTATTTTCGGCAAATTATTCCGGTAA
- the yabQ gene encoding spore cortex biosynthesis protein YabQ, translating to MEITIAGQTWMFLSSIVLGALLGVCYDIFRIIRIAVYNPPAVVVAEDVLFAGICTASTFLFFIMMDCGQIRMFVLIGEVVGFTLYYCTVGAFIIGVSRRIIAGVKWVFQTIWRLLIAPVWRLVERIGRFSGRIMKNLANWLKNKAKNSRMHLKKHSSLLYNLRKPPKWKRQRKKVEG from the coding sequence ATGGAGATCACGATTGCCGGACAGACCTGGATGTTCCTGTCATCGATCGTGCTGGGGGCGCTTTTGGGCGTGTGCTATGATATCTTCCGGATCATCCGGATCGCGGTCTATAACCCGCCCGCCGTGGTGGTGGCGGAGGATGTGCTGTTTGCAGGCATCTGCACGGCGTCCACCTTTTTGTTTTTCATCATGATGGACTGCGGACAGATCCGGATGTTTGTCCTGATCGGGGAAGTTGTTGGTTTCACACTTTATTACTGCACGGTCGGTGCATTCATCATTGGGGTCAGCCGCAGGATCATTGCAGGCGTCAAATGGGTATTCCAGACCATCTGGCGGCTGTTGATCGCACCGGTTTGGCGCCTGGTAGAAAGAATTGGAAGATTTTCAGGTAGAATCATGAAGAATTTGGCAAATTGGCTAAAAAACAAAGCGAAAAATTCCAGGATGCACTTGAAAAAGCACAGCAGTTTATTGTATAATCTAAGAAAGCCGCCGAAATGGAAGCGGCAAAGGAAAAAGGTTGAGGGGTAG
- a CDS encoding FtsB family cell division protein: MKTTRARKKNLLIRLCVFAFTAYVVVSLVSLQMEITSKRSELAGLQTQLEAQQTAVKDIERQLSYGDDEDFLARIARDKLDMGRSDERVFRDASGS, encoded by the coding sequence ATGAAAACGACAAGAGCGCGAAAAAAGAATCTGTTGATCCGTCTCTGTGTATTTGCATTTACTGCATATGTCGTGGTTTCTCTGGTATCGCTGCAAATGGAGATTACCTCCAAGCGCAGTGAACTGGCCGGCCTGCAGACTCAATTGGAGGCGCAGCAGACCGCGGTGAAGGATATCGAACGCCAGCTCAGCTATGGTGACGACGAGGATTTCCTTGCCCGGATCGCGCGCGACAAGTTGGATATGGGCCGTTCGGACGAGCGGGTCTTTCGTGATGCCTCCGGTTCCTGA
- a CDS encoding S1 RNA-binding domain-containing protein yields the protein MQLEVGSIVEGKVTGITKFGAFIELPGGKTGMVHISEVASSYVKEISDHLSQNQMVKVKIIGITPEGKVSLSIKQVAPAQPVQQPASRPFNQNGPNAQGGERPQRPAFQRRPPREVSYGFDRRQAISSENMSFEDMMSKFKQTSEDKISDLKKYTDVKRGTSRNRNPQR from the coding sequence ATGCAGCTTGAGGTTGGCAGTATTGTAGAGGGAAAAGTTACCGGCATTACCAAATTCGGGGCGTTTATCGAGCTACCAGGCGGCAAAACCGGAATGGTACATATTTCGGAGGTGGCTTCGTCTTACGTCAAGGAGATTTCCGATCATCTTTCCCAGAATCAGATGGTTAAGGTGAAGATTATCGGTATTACACCGGAAGGAAAAGTGAGCCTCTCGATCAAACAGGTCGCGCCTGCACAGCCCGTGCAACAGCCTGCTTCACGTCCTTTCAATCAGAATGGGCCGAATGCGCAGGGCGGCGAACGCCCGCAGCGTCCGGCTTTCCAGCGCCGTCCGCCGCGCGAGGTTTCCTATGGGTTTGACCGCCGGCAGGCCATTTCCAGTGAGAATATGTCCTTTGAAGATATGATGAGCAAGTTTAAGCAGACCAGTGAGGACAAGATCTCCGACCTGAAGAAGTACACGGACGTCAAACGCGGGACTTCCCGGAACAGGAACCCGCAGAGATAA
- a CDS encoding amidohydrolase, which translates to MVIINADIRTMAGKDYPWGYIQIDGTKLGAVGPMQACPKDPEVFDAKGAVALPGLIDPHSHIGMWEDGLGFEGDDGNEDTDPCTPHLRGIDGVNPFDRAFSEALDWGVTTVVTGPGSANPVAGQLCAVKTYGRRVDDMAVKAPLAMKFALGENPKTSYHEKQQGPATRMAIAALIREQLHKAQKYRQQMDEAAQDEELDEPEYDAKCEALLPLLRGEIQAHFHAHRADDIFTAIRIAKEFSLDYVIIHATEGHLVAQELAAERASCIVGPLIGARTKPELAKADAAGGGILTKAGVSVAICTDHPEVPQRYLLMSAQLAADEGMDPQAALRAVTCEAARMVRLENRIGTLEAGKDADIVLFDGEPMQTHAKPVAVFIDGRKVR; encoded by the coding sequence ATGGTTATCATAAACGCAGATATCCGCACGATGGCTGGGAAAGATTATCCGTGGGGATATATCCAAATAGATGGAACAAAGCTCGGCGCGGTCGGCCCGATGCAAGCGTGTCCAAAGGACCCGGAAGTATTCGACGCGAAAGGCGCGGTTGCTTTGCCGGGGCTTATCGACCCGCATAGCCACATCGGCATGTGGGAGGACGGGCTTGGCTTCGAAGGCGATGACGGCAACGAGGATACCGATCCGTGCACGCCGCACCTGCGTGGCATCGACGGGGTGAACCCGTTCGACCGCGCCTTTTCGGAGGCGCTCGACTGGGGGGTGACCACCGTTGTCACCGGGCCGGGAAGCGCCAATCCGGTGGCTGGGCAGCTTTGCGCCGTCAAGACGTACGGCCGCAGGGTGGACGATATGGCGGTGAAGGCGCCGCTTGCGATGAAATTCGCGCTGGGTGAAAATCCCAAAACCAGTTACCATGAAAAGCAGCAGGGCCCGGCGACCCGTATGGCGATTGCGGCGCTTATCCGGGAGCAGCTTCATAAGGCGCAGAAATACCGGCAGCAGATGGACGAGGCGGCGCAGGATGAAGAGCTGGACGAGCCGGAATACGACGCGAAATGCGAAGCGCTGCTGCCGCTCCTGCGTGGGGAAATCCAGGCGCATTTCCATGCGCACCGCGCGGACGACATCTTTACAGCAATCCGCATTGCGAAGGAATTCTCGCTCGACTACGTGATCATCCACGCGACCGAGGGACATCTGGTGGCCCAGGAGCTCGCCGCCGAGCGTGCATCGTGCATTGTCGGGCCGCTCATTGGCGCGCGCACCAAGCCGGAGCTTGCGAAAGCGGACGCGGCGGGGGGAGGAATCCTTACAAAAGCGGGTGTGTCGGTCGCAATCTGCACCGACCATCCGGAGGTGCCGCAGCGGTATCTGCTCATGAGCGCTCAGCTCGCCGCCGATGAGGGGATGGACCCGCAGGCGGCGTTAAGAGCGGTCACCTGCGAGGCGGCGCGGATGGTACGGCTGGAAAACCGGATCGGCACGCTGGAGGCTGGCAAGGACGCGGACATCGTGCTTTTTGATGGGGAACCGATGCAAACCCATGCGAAACCCGTGGCGGTGTTTATTGACGGAAGGAAGGTGCGGTAA
- a CDS encoding fumarate hydratase, which yields MREIDRKLVIETVKELCIEANRILPEDMKDCLRAACGQEESPLGREVLGDIVRNFEVAEQKQIPVCQDTGMAVVFVRLGEDAHVKDLPGAVNEGVRRGYLDGLLRCSVVSDPLRRVNSGDNTPAVLHLEIIPGDRLEITVAPKGAGSENMSAIKMMTPAASEEDIINFVAHTVETAGGNPCPPVVVGVGIGGNFEGSALLAKKALCRSTAVRNPDPLYRDLEERMLEAVNRTGVGPQGFGGRVTALAVNIEAGATHIACLPVAVNMGCHVTRHAHRVL from the coding sequence ATGCGTGAAATCGATCGGAAATTGGTGATTGAAACGGTGAAGGAGCTGTGTATCGAGGCGAACAGGATTCTGCCGGAGGATATGAAGGACTGTCTGCGGGCGGCCTGCGGGCAGGAGGAATCCCCGCTCGGCCGGGAGGTGCTCGGCGACATCGTCCGCAACTTTGAAGTGGCGGAACAGAAGCAGATACCAGTCTGCCAGGACACCGGCATGGCAGTTGTATTTGTGCGCCTCGGGGAGGACGCGCATGTCAAAGATCTGCCCGGTGCGGTGAATGAAGGGGTCCGGCGCGGCTATCTCGACGGGCTGCTGCGCTGTTCGGTCGTGAGCGATCCGCTGAGGCGGGTTAATTCCGGCGATAACACCCCGGCGGTTCTGCATCTGGAGATTATACCGGGGGACCGGCTCGAAATCACGGTGGCGCCAAAGGGCGCGGGCAGCGAAAATATGTCCGCCATTAAGATGATGACCCCGGCCGCGAGCGAGGAGGACATCATCAACTTTGTGGCGCACACGGTTGAAACGGCGGGCGGTAACCCCTGCCCGCCGGTCGTGGTTGGCGTGGGGATCGGCGGGAATTTCGAAGGCAGCGCTCTGCTTGCGAAAAAGGCGCTCTGCCGCAGCACGGCTGTGCGCAATCCGGACCCGCTTTACCGGGATCTGGAGGAACGGATGCTAGAAGCGGTCAACCGCACCGGTGTCGGCCCGCAGGGCTTTGGCGGGCGTGTGACCGCGCTGGCGGTCAATATCGAAGCTGGCGCGACCCACATCGCATGCCTGCCCGTGGCGGTGAACATGGGGTGCCATGTGACGCGGCACGCGCACAGGGTGCTTTGA
- the hpf gene encoding ribosome hibernation-promoting factor, HPF/YfiA family, whose translation MNVTITARKTSVRDSFKDRIEKKLQKLDRFFDDTAKAIVTVTNEGDRETVEVTIQSQGMFYRAEKTTADRFDSLEAVVDSLFRQIVKNKNKLGKRLRASAFDPSNLETGEQEESPVGEYEIERVKRFVMRPMDVKEAILQMNLLSHEFFVFLNAETNETNVVYKRHNGTYGVLEPTKG comes from the coding sequence ATGAACGTCACCATTACAGCGCGTAAGACTTCGGTTCGTGATTCTTTTAAGGATCGGATCGAGAAAAAACTCCAGAAGCTCGATCGCTTTTTCGATGACACTGCGAAGGCGATCGTGACCGTGACCAATGAGGGTGACCGGGAAACAGTGGAGGTAACAATTCAGTCGCAGGGGATGTTCTACCGCGCGGAGAAAACGACCGCGGACCGCTTTGATTCGCTGGAGGCCGTTGTGGACTCCCTGTTCCGCCAGATTGTAAAGAATAAAAACAAGCTTGGCAAACGCCTGCGTGCATCGGCGTTTGACCCATCCAATCTGGAAACCGGAGAACAGGAGGAGAGTCCGGTGGGTGAGTATGAGATCGAACGCGTCAAGCGTTTCGTCATGCGCCCGATGGATGTCAAGGAAGCGATCCTTCAGATGAATCTGCTGTCCCATGAATTCTTTGTTTTCCTCAACGCGGAGACCAATGAGACCAATGTTGTCTATAAACGCCACAACGGAACCTATGGTGTGCTGGAGCCCACAAAAGGCTGA
- a CDS encoding sensor histidine kinase: MIGKRKMQDRLNYWRYLGYSKEVLALYDSRVAADNLQILSGALAVAVSVILLELAVVNWGVIRMAGTANVVSLRSSAKVLIMAAVVCGAMLLVTKGVRRRQPMPFYSRILTTLFLFIWVLTYNMIGTILYPQDCAVIACGMLLLVQVVFDSYPLENLAFATFAYLLFITMSFLVKPFEIFIYDIFNAMLFYLIGGFLSWIKSRSKWSALIHADAMVQFETQKLENELTQFRIVVMLSQIQPHFLYNALSSIQCLCRDDPAAAEKATADFSMFLRGNMDSLTMDKPIGFAKELEHTRHYLSLEKLRFPDKLHVVYDIRTTLFHLPTLTLQPIVENAVRYGVTKTKVGGTVKISTRETDTAFVLTVEDNGAGFDPMKHHDDGRTHIGIQNVRDRLARMSGGTLTVESTRGVGTVAVITIPKGETP; encoded by the coding sequence TTGATCGGCAAAAGAAAAATGCAAGATAGACTGAATTACTGGCGTTATCTGGGATACAGCAAGGAAGTTCTTGCTCTCTATGACAGCCGGGTCGCGGCAGACAATCTGCAAATATTAAGCGGCGCGCTTGCTGTCGCGGTATCCGTAATTCTGCTGGAGCTGGCAGTTGTAAATTGGGGAGTGATCCGGATGGCGGGCACCGCAAACGTAGTTTCCCTGCGTAGCTCCGCAAAGGTACTCATTATGGCGGCCGTTGTCTGTGGCGCTATGCTTCTTGTTACTAAGGGAGTACGCCGCAGACAGCCGATGCCCTTTTATTCCAGAATACTTACCACGCTTTTTCTTTTCATATGGGTCTTGACATATAATATGATAGGTACGATCCTTTATCCGCAAGATTGTGCGGTGATTGCCTGCGGAATGCTTTTGCTGGTACAGGTTGTTTTTGATTCATATCCGCTGGAGAACTTAGCGTTTGCCACCTTCGCCTATCTGCTTTTTATCACAATGAGCTTTCTTGTCAAGCCGTTTGAAATTTTTATTTATGACATATTTAACGCCATGCTCTTTTATCTGATTGGTGGATTTCTCTCGTGGATCAAATCTCGTTCAAAATGGTCGGCACTTATTCATGCGGATGCTATGGTGCAGTTTGAAACACAGAAGCTTGAAAACGAATTGACACAATTCCGTATTGTCGTCATGCTCAGCCAAATACAGCCGCATTTTCTCTATAACGCCCTCAGTTCCATTCAATGCTTATGCAGGGACGACCCAGCTGCGGCCGAAAAGGCTACCGCGGACTTCTCCATGTTCCTGCGGGGGAATATGGACTCGCTGACGATGGACAAGCCTATTGGCTTTGCCAAAGAATTGGAGCATACCAGGCATTATCTTTCGCTGGAAAAACTGCGTTTTCCGGATAAGCTGCATGTGGTCTACGATATCAGAACCACCTTGTTCCATCTGCCCACGCTGACCTTGCAGCCGATTGTAGAAAATGCCGTGCGCTACGGGGTCACAAAAACCAAAGTGGGCGGCACGGTGAAAATCTCCACCCGCGAGACGGATACGGCCTTTGTTCTGACTGTGGAGGACAACGGTGCGGGGTTCGATCCGATGAAACATCATGACGATGGACGCACCCATATCGGCATACAAAACGTCCGCGACCGCCTTGCCCGCATGAGCGGCGGTACGCTGACGGTTGAAAGTACACGGGGTGTTGGCACGGTTGCCGTGATTACAATTCCGAAGGGGGAAACGCCATGA
- a CDS encoding response regulator, translating into MIFYAVDDEPLQLKMLTRAITDAEPNCELHSFTYAEELLTAMDEGCSAPEVAFLDIELPDMGGLELAYHIKKRAPKTNIVFVTGFSQYAQEAYALRPSGYVMKPVSKENIRTELENLRHPPDRTVPNKRIRIQCFGSFEIFVDDVPVSFSRTKSKELLAYLVDRRGTKCTAGKLADILWDDGLYDRSRQKQIAAFRSEMIKSLKKAGAAHIINETNDSIIMDPEQYDCDYYMALAGDTVAINSFNGEYMTDYSWAEFTAAALMSKFGEQ; encoded by the coding sequence ATGATTTTTTATGCAGTAGACGACGAGCCGCTTCAGCTGAAAATGCTGACTCGTGCGATTACCGACGCCGAGCCGAACTGCGAGTTGCACAGTTTTACCTATGCCGAGGAGCTGCTGACGGCAATGGACGAAGGATGTTCTGCCCCGGAGGTCGCATTTCTCGACATTGAGCTGCCCGATATGGGCGGATTGGAGCTGGCGTACCATATCAAGAAGCGAGCGCCGAAAACAAATATTGTGTTTGTCACCGGTTTTTCTCAGTATGCGCAGGAGGCCTATGCGCTCCGGCCCAGCGGTTACGTGATGAAACCGGTGTCCAAGGAAAACATTCGGACTGAGCTGGAGAATCTGCGCCATCCGCCTGATCGAACAGTCCCCAATAAGCGGATTCGCATTCAATGCTTTGGCTCGTTTGAAATTTTTGTGGACGATGTACCGGTATCCTTTAGCCGGACGAAATCCAAGGAGCTACTGGCTTATTTGGTTGACCGGCGCGGGACCAAATGCACGGCGGGAAAGCTGGCGGATATTCTGTGGGACGACGGGCTATATGACCGTTCACGGCAAAAGCAGATTGCCGCTTTTCGCAGTGAAATGATAAAATCGCTGAAAAAGGCGGGCGCGGCTCATATAATAAATGAAACAAACGATTCAATTATCATGGATCCGGAACAGTATGATTGTGATTACTATATGGCGCTGGCAGGCGACACGGTTGCAATCAACAGCTTTAACGGCGAATACATGACGGACTATTCCTGGGCGGAATTTACAGCGGCTGCATTGATGTCAAAGTTCGGTGAACAATAG
- a CDS encoding response regulator, with protein MIILAVDADHGALEQLEDSLKSVFTTVEVQTFDNALNSFRYYLSQKEEVAAIFFPLAIKPFDGFKYSELVMQSSSSVKIVFTTQTDSEEIRELIRLNGGNRHMVKPVTPDKIQMMAIQEQEICLDESVEDADGKCQRCIYHWCKNWKKNKSIFGEEIRI; from the coding sequence TTGATTATTCTTGCTGTTGATGCTGATCATGGAGCGCTGGAACAGCTCGAAGACAGTCTAAAAAGTGTGTTTACCACGGTGGAAGTCCAAACTTTCGATAATGCTCTGAACTCCTTCCGGTATTATCTCAGCCAAAAAGAAGAAGTTGCCGCCATCTTCTTTCCGCTGGCCATTAAGCCGTTCGATGGCTTTAAGTATTCCGAGCTGGTGATGCAATCTTCCTCGTCAGTTAAAATCGTTTTCACCACCCAGACAGACAGTGAGGAAATCAGAGAGCTGATTCGGCTCAATGGCGGCAATCGACATATGGTAAAGCCTGTCACGCCAGACAAAATTCAAATGATGGCAATACAAGAGCAGGAAATCTGTCTTGATGAGTCAGTCGAAGATGCCGATGGAAAATGTCAACGCTGCATTTACCACTGGTGCAAAAACTGGAAGAAAAATAAGAGTATCTTTGGCGAGGAGATAAGGATATGA